In one Candidatus Hydrogenedentota bacterium genomic region, the following are encoded:
- a CDS encoding ABC transporter ATP-binding protein — MTDPLVEMRNVRKQFVTRHVLALDEETRRRRLYKRNLVDAAMDVSFEIQPGEIFGLLGPNGAGKTTTVKMISGLVKPDAGQVFVAGLDVERKRKQILRQVGVVLEGTRTSLWPLTPLENLMYYGNLKNVRGSVLHDRAHDLLDFIGLQDKKNTQVRRLSRGQKQKLAICIALIADPRVLLLDEPTTGLDVQSSRAIKDRIIEMTHGQGRSVLVTTHDMHVAQELCDRVGIINKGRLVACKPMSELLELFSEHVLVFKLDAAAGLEALSALPGVLSAEEESGNGETSLVLSLAMDEAERSAGFYAVTRALEAQGRRVLAVQQRQQNLESVFLRITGQPLAAEDDPVPEHPEQE, encoded by the coding sequence ATGACCGACCCGCTGGTGGAAATGCGCAATGTCCGCAAGCAGTTCGTCACCCGCCATGTGCTCGCGCTGGACGAGGAGACGCGCCGGCGCAGGCTGTACAAGCGGAACCTCGTGGACGCCGCGATGGACGTCTCTTTTGAGATACAGCCCGGCGAGATTTTCGGGCTCCTGGGCCCCAACGGCGCGGGCAAGACCACCACGGTCAAGATGATCTCCGGGCTGGTCAAGCCGGACGCGGGCCAGGTTTTTGTGGCCGGGCTGGACGTGGAGCGGAAAAGAAAGCAGATTCTCCGCCAGGTGGGGGTGGTACTGGAGGGCACGCGCACGAGCCTGTGGCCCCTGACCCCCCTCGAGAATCTGATGTACTACGGCAACCTGAAGAATGTCCGGGGCTCGGTTCTCCACGACCGCGCCCACGACCTGCTCGACTTCATCGGCCTTCAGGACAAGAAGAACACCCAGGTGCGCAGGCTGTCGCGCGGGCAGAAGCAGAAGCTCGCCATCTGCATCGCCCTCATCGCCGACCCCCGGGTGCTCCTGCTGGACGAGCCGACCACGGGGCTCGACGTGCAGAGCAGCCGCGCCATCAAGGACCGCATCATCGAGATGACCCATGGCCAGGGCCGCTCCGTCCTCGTGACGACCCACGACATGCATGTGGCGCAGGAGCTTTGCGACCGCGTCGGCATCATCAACAAGGGCCGGCTCGTCGCGTGCAAGCCCATGTCCGAGCTGCTGGAGCTGTTCTCGGAGCATGTGCTTGTCTTCAAACTCGACGCCGCGGCCGGGCTGGAGGCTCTGTCGGCCCTGCCCGGGGTGCTCTCGGCGGAGGAGGAGTCCGGCAACGGGGAAACCTCGCTGGTGCTCTCCCTGGCGATGGACGAGGCGGAGCGGTCGGCGGGCTTCTACGCCGTCACACGCGCGCTGGAGGCGCAGGGACGCCGGGTGCTCGCGGTCCAGCAGCGCCAGCAAAACCTGGAGAGCGTCTTTCTGCGGATCACGGGGCAGCCGC
- a CDS encoding CPBP family intramembrane metalloprotease: MTTAFLILLGGYVLWTMLIVGLLRRGGGRLDPVAALFQTPLAVMACVYAAREGLLTRALVFPPAWLLGLAVGHALFALSVVFTHGVPRDAWAHFLDLSGLARFTAGHPTVLARFLGISLTEELIYRGAAQPLLAGLPGGHWTAVPAAALLFSLVHDHFYRNSRRESAEFLLFALTLGLLYHVTGSLAVVIVVHTVRNMESACLEYRELLERTGDEESARRALDLSLSGKPLETP, translated from the coding sequence GTGACAACGGCCTTTCTGATCCTGCTCGGGGGCTATGTCTTGTGGACCATGCTCATCGTTGGTTTGCTGCGGCGCGGCGGCGGGCGTCTGGACCCGGTCGCCGCCCTGTTTCAGACCCCCCTCGCCGTGATGGCGTGTGTCTATGCCGCCCGGGAGGGCCTGCTTACCCGCGCGCTGGTTTTCCCTCCGGCGTGGCTGCTCGGCCTTGCGGTTGGCCACGCGCTTTTCGCCCTTTCGGTGGTCTTCACGCACGGGGTGCCCCGCGACGCCTGGGCGCATTTCCTCGACCTGTCCGGCCTGGCGCGTTTCACCGCCGGCCATCCCACCGTGCTGGCCCGGTTTCTCGGCATCTCCCTCACGGAAGAGCTCATCTACCGGGGCGCGGCCCAGCCCCTGCTGGCCGGGCTGCCCGGCGGCCACTGGACCGCAGTGCCTGCGGCCGCCCTGCTGTTTTCCCTGGTGCACGACCATTTCTACCGGAACAGCCGGCGCGAGTCGGCGGAGTTCCTGCTGTTTGCCCTGACCCTCGGCCTGCTGTACCATGTGACGGGCAGCCTCGCCGTTGTTATTGTTGTTCACACCGTGCGCAACATGGAAAGCGCCTGTCTTGAGTACCGCGAGCTGCTGGAGCGGACGGGCGACGAGGAGTCGGCGCGCCGGGCGCTGGACCTGTCCCTCTCAGGAAAACCGCTGGAGACCCCATGA
- a CDS encoding GNAT family N-acetyltransferase, with product MPFKTDAVIRRAERDDLDTVVGWMSEPDFQYFLYGDPAQSPRQIRERIVSMLGRAPGQTMPGGVQLMIDSPSLGPVGLVALQNISWRNRSCSLDIYIGRTHLRNRMVTAVAVLRALEYAFDELNLHRVGAFIYAFNTASWRIFEMSGAKRELVLRRQVLRDGVLHDVYGYGVLREEFDEARRVRSRLVESASLEEMVKSLPADDEEPKA from the coding sequence ATGCCCTTCAAGACTGACGCCGTCATCCGCCGGGCGGAGCGCGACGACCTGGACACGGTGGTCGGCTGGATGTCCGAGCCGGACTTCCAGTATTTCCTCTACGGGGACCCCGCGCAGTCGCCCCGGCAGATCCGGGAGCGCATCGTCTCCATGCTCGGCCGCGCCCCCGGCCAGACCATGCCCGGCGGGGTGCAGCTCATGATTGATTCGCCGTCGCTGGGGCCCGTCGGCCTTGTGGCGCTTCAGAACATCAGCTGGCGCAACCGCTCCTGCTCCCTCGACATCTACATCGGCCGGACGCACCTGCGCAACCGGATGGTCACGGCGGTGGCTGTGCTGCGGGCGCTGGAGTACGCCTTCGACGAGCTCAACCTGCACCGGGTCGGGGCCTTCATCTATGCGTTTAACACCGCCTCCTGGCGCATTTTCGAGATGTCCGGAGCAAAGCGGGAACTCGTGCTGCGCCGGCAGGTGCTGCGCGACGGGGTGCTCCACGATGTCTACGGCTACGGGGTGCTCCGGGAGGAGTTTGACGAGGCGCGCAGGGTGAGGAGCCGTCTGGTGGAGAGCGCCTCGCTGGAGGAAATGGTGAAATCCCTGCCCGCGGACGACGAGGAGCCGAAGGCGTGA
- a CDS encoding GNAT family N-acetyltransferase, translated as MIVGQHTVIRTAERDDARFLRAAYLGSALRASLLDVRKEPVQPTREELEELLGSKETARGLFYAVEDLEGRVCGFCGLRGVNQESLFAEVFFLFLSPEMEAGAGGEEAVQFVLGQAFNRLHLAKVTILVLDGETGLGALLARAGFACEGAQRQAVHARGVWHDVQTWTCFREAAEAPDNHTGGCHALQD; from the coding sequence ATGATCGTCGGACAGCATACGGTCATCAGGACGGCAGAACGGGACGACGCGCGGTTTCTCCGCGCGGCGTACTTGGGATCCGCGCTGAGGGCCTCCCTGCTCGACGTCCGGAAGGAGCCCGTGCAGCCGACGCGGGAAGAGTTGGAGGAGCTGCTTGGGTCGAAGGAGACCGCGCGCGGGCTGTTCTACGCCGTGGAGGACCTGGAGGGAAGGGTTTGCGGGTTCTGCGGCCTGCGCGGGGTGAACCAGGAATCCCTGTTTGCCGAGGTGTTCTTCCTTTTTCTGTCCCCGGAGATGGAGGCCGGCGCGGGAGGCGAAGAGGCGGTCCAGTTTGTTCTGGGGCAGGCCTTCAACCGCCTTCACCTCGCCAAGGTGACCATCCTGGTCCTGGACGGCGAAACCGGCCTCGGGGCGCTGCTCGCGCGGGCGGGGTTCGCGTGCGAGGGGGCCCAGCGCCAGGCCGTGCACGCGCGGGGTGTCTGGCACGACGTCCAGACTTGGACCTGTTTCCGGGAGGCTGCGGAAGCTCCGGACAACCACACGGGGGGATGCCATGCCCTTCAAGACTGA